The Colias croceus chromosome 11, ilColCroc2.1 genome has a segment encoding these proteins:
- the LOC123695421 gene encoding transcription initiation factor TFIID subunit 1 → MCDSDDPGDQGRGGMDLTGFLFGNIDESGQLEDDGLLDGDSKRMLSSLNRLGLGSMLSEVLDQEEPNKDDEEKDYTQKSPSAIDFFDIDDAADEDKNEESDWDAPSDTNRSESTDVKEENNDNQQNQPQNDNDTNQDDWKESENDQYEQRNDDGYEGDMEGDGGLMPPPNTVPKQKTEKPKRLETPLAAMLPSKYANVDVTELFPDFRPDKVLLFSRLFGPGKLSSLPQIWRGVKKRRRRKRSGSTGSDTPPQTSELQDPQYASDDEDKFLKPMEENQNIGNQENGSSGDKGDKSQRPTPAHWRFGPAQAWYDMLNVPETGDGFDYGFKLKAPSPDREEKPKKEEEVKEECEGSDSPDSGFPDDSFLMVSQLQWEDDVIWDGSEIKHKVLARLNSKSNAAGWVPTSVSRTAQQFSHPRPQPPAPLQPKPPTSTASANNPANSADGEDNTWYSIFPVENEELVYGTWEDEVIWDPENMPKIPKPKILTLDPNDENIILGIPDDVDPSKITRERGPQPKVKIPHPHVKKSKILLGKAGVINVLQEDAPPPPPKSPDRDPFNISNDVYYQPKSQNPRLKVGGGQLIQHSTPVVELRAPFIQTHMGPARLRAFHRPAMRKLSYGPLAAPGPHPVQPLLKHIKKKAKQREAERLASGGGDVFFMRTPEDLSGRDGELILVEFCEEHPPLISQVGMCTKIKNYYKRTATKDNGPKPQKYGEIAYAHTSPFLGILPPGATQSVVENNMYRAPIYEHSLPQSDFLIIRTRQSYYIREVDALFVAGQECPLYEVPGPNSKRANNFVRDFLQVFIYRLFWKSRDNPRRIKMDDIKRAFPSHSESSIRKRLKLCADFKRTGLDSNWWVIKPDFRLPSEEEIRAMVSPEQCCAYFSMAAAEQRLKDAGYGEKFIFTPQEDDDEELQLKMDDEVKVAPWNTTRAYIQAMRGKCLLQLTGPADPTGCGEGFSYVRVPNKPTQPNEEPQPKRTVTGTDADLRRLSLNNAKALLRKFGVPEEEIKKLSRWEVIDVVRTLSTEKAKAGEEGMTKFSRGNRFSIAEHQERYKEECQRIFELQNRVLQSTEVLSTDEAESSVSEESDLEEMGKNLENMLANKKTTEQLTLEREEAERAELRKMILGQSEKKPQINQNDQQSSNQGRVLRIVRTFRNASGQRYTRVELVRKQAVIEAYTKIRSTKDDAFIRQFATMDESQKEEMKREKRRIQEQLRRIKRNQERERLAGNPPVPGSVIGGDSMSMSSMGDMGSASPGLIPLGQIKQEPDLHTPSRRRAKLKPDLKLKCGACGQVGHMRTNKACPLYTGGGGPSSPDRDERDSEPVDSEDLTYVEGTKLTLPSKIVKQSEELRRRSGLSSSGRSRGEVRAAGRSRRRGTAGEPCDYLVRRPAERRRTDPLVTLSSLLEDVLNHMRHLPDVQPFLFPVNPKMVADYYRIVSRPMDLQTIRDNLRQKHYQSREEFLADVNQIVENSNLYNGANSSLTVAAQRMMQRCFEKLAEKEEQFMKLEKQINPLLDDNDQVALSFIFENLLTTKLKIMPEAWPFLKPVNKKQVKDYYNVIKKPIDMETIGKKIQAHKYHSREEFLRDIQLLVDNCRAYNGPNSQFTRQAEAVLKVTQESLEQFDEHVSQLEANIARVQQKMLEEADVSDTEEELPVNDEKRGRGRPRKHKPTPSTSTDEATPRKRGRPRKDQNSLVDDLQYSDSGSSGLEEVEQKDGTETTVHLSVKSEDDPGAGPSFNPADFPIKREIPDEPPHASDELVDLDQHSMDYNYPIKEEPIEPDMSMEPPMDLPGMSGEPPHFKEEPMENWQPDPAIQDDLQVTDSEEEPEDGLWF, encoded by the exons atgtgtgatAGTGATGATCCTGGCGACCAGGGTCGAGGCGGCATGGACCTCACAGGATTTTTATTTGGAAATATAGACGAAAGCGGTCAACTTGAAGACGATGGGTTGTTGGATGGAGATTCAAAGAGGATGCTGTCCTCTCTGAACCGCTTAGGCCTTGGATCAATGTTGTCTGAAGTTTTAGATCAGGAGGAACCTAATAAAGATGATGAAGAGAAAG ATTATACACAAAAAAGCCCATCGGCAAtagatttttttgatattgatGACGCAGCCGATGAAGATAAG AATGAAGAGAGTGATTGGGATGCACCATCAGACACAAACAGATCAGAAAGTACAGATGTAAAAGAAGAGAATAATGACAATCAGCAAAACCAACCACAGAATGATAATGACACAAATCAGGATGATTGGAAGGAAAGTGAAAATGATCAGTATGAACAGCGGAATGATGATGGTTATGAAGGGGACATGGAGGGCGACGGTGGTCTCATGCCTCCGCCAAATACTGTTCC AAAACAAAAGACTGAGAAACCTAAAAGGTTGGAAACTCCATTAGCCGCAATGCTTCCatcaaaatatgcaaatgttGATGTCACAGAACTTTTCCCAGACTTTAGACCTGACAAG GTATTACTTTTCTCTCGTCTATTCGGGCCTGGGAAACTATCGAGTCTTCCTCAAATTTGGCGAGGCGTTAAGAAACGGAGACGTCGTAAGAGAAGCGGCAGTACAGGGTCCGATACGCCCCCACAAACATCTGAACTGCAGGACCCGCAATATGCTAGCGATGATGAGGATAAATTTCTCAA ACCAATGGAAGAAAACCAAAATATCGGGAATCAAGAGAATGGTTCTTCCGGTGATAAAGGTGACAAGAGTCAAAGGCCAACACCTGCTCATTGGAGGTTTGGTCCTGCTCAGGCTTGGTATGATATGCTGAATGTGCCAGAAACTGGCGATGGATTTGACTATGGGTTTAAATTAAAG GCACCATCACCAGATCGTGAGGAGAAACCGAAAAAAGAGGAGGAGGTTAAAGAGGAATGTGAAGGTTCCGATAGTCCAGATAGTGGCTTTCCTGATGATTCCTTCCTCATGGTCTCACAGTTGCAATGGGAGGACGATGTTATTTGGGACGGCAGTGAAATTAAACACAAG gTGCTAGCTCGTCTAAACAGCAAAAGCAATGCCGCCGGTTGGGTTCCCACGTCGGTGAGTCGCACGGCACAGCAGTTCTCGCATCCGAGACCGCAACCGCCGGCGCCGTTGCAACCGAAACCACCCAC gTCCACAGCATCAGCTAACAATCCAGCCAATTCAGCAGATGGCGAAGACAATACTTGGTACAGTATTTTTCCCGTGGAAAATGAAGAACTGGTGTATGGCACTTGGGAAGATGAAGTGATATGGGACCCGGAGAATATGCCCAAGATACCTAAGCCTAAAATATTGACTTTGGATCCTAATGACGAAAATATCATTCTCGGTATACCAGATGATGTTGACCCTTCGAAGATTACTAGAG AAAGAGGTCCACAACCTAAAGTGAAAATTCCGCATCCCCACGTGAAAAAGTCGAAGATCCTGCTCGGTAAAGCGGGTGTCATCAATGTTTTGCAAGAAGACGCGCCACCTCCACCGCCAAAATCTCCTGATAGAGATCCTTTCAATATATCTAATGACGT CTATTACCAACCAAAATCCCAAAACCCGCGTCTCAAAGTGGGCGGCGGTCAGCTGATACAGCACAGTACTCCAGTAGTGGAGTTACGAGCGCCGTTCATACAAACGCACATGGGCCCTGCTAGGCTGAGAGCCTTCCACCGTCCAGCTATGAGGAAATTATCGTATGGACCTTTGGCAGCTCCTGGACCACATCCCGTGCAACCGTTGTTAAAACATATCAAGAAGAAGGCCAAG CAACGTGAAGCGGAACGTCTAGCGTCAGGTGGTGGAGACGTGTTCTTCATGCGTACTCCCGAAGATCTCAGTGGAAGGGACGGGGAGCTTATACTGGTCGAGTTTTGTGAAGAACACCCACCGCTCATCAGTCAAGTTGGAATGTGTACTAAGATCAAGAATTACTATAAGCGCACTGCTACTAAG gaCAACGGTCCAAAACCGCAAAAGTATGGTGAAATTGCGTACGCGCACACTTCACCATTCCTCGGGATATTACCGCCGGGTGCTACTCAGTCAgtagtagaaaataatatgtaccgaGCGCCAATATATGAACATTCATTGCCGCAGTCTGACTTCCTTATTATTAGAACTAG GCAATCATATTACATACGTGAGGTGGATGCGCTTTTCGTCGCTGGTCAAGAGTGTCCTTTGTATGAGGTACCGGGACCCAACTCGAAAAGAGCCAATAACTTTGTTAGAGACTTTCTTCAG GTGTTCATATACAGATTATTCTGGAAATCTCGAGACAATCCTCGTCGTATCAAAATGGATGACATCAAGAGAGCTTTCCCATCACATTCAGAGAGTTCCATACGTAAACGGCTCAAGCTCTGCGCTGATTTCAAGCGTACCGGCTTGGATTCTAATTG GTGGGTGATAAAACCAGATTTCCGTTTGCCGTCCGAAGAAGAAATCCGTGCTATGGTATCGCCGGAGCAATGTTGCGCCTACTTCAGTATGGCGGCTGCAGAACAGAGGTTAAAAGATGCTGGGTATGGAGAGAAGTTCATCTTCACTCCGCAAGAGGATGATGATGAGGAACTGCAGTTGAAAATGGATGATGAA GTGAAAGTAGCACCATGGAACACAACGCGAGCGTACATCCAGGCCATGCGGGGCAAGTGCCTCCTGCAGCTCACCGGTCCAGCCGACCCCACGGGCTGCGGGGAAGGGTTCTCCTACGTGCGAGTTCCCAACAAGCCGACACAGCCCAATGAGGAGCCGCAGCCGAAGAGAACGGTCACGGGAACAGATGCCGATTTGAGAAGACTCAGCTTGAATAACGCTAAAGCGCTGCTGAGGAAGTTCGGCGTGCCGGAGGAAGAG ATCAAAAAGTTATCGCGTTGGGAGGTTATTGATGTAGTCAGAACACTTTCAACTGAAAAAGCTAAGGCTGGCGAGGAAGGTATGACGAAGTTCTCTCGAGGGAACAGGTTCTCTATAGCTGAGCACCAGGAgag GTATAAAGAGGAATGTCAACGTATATTTGAGCTCCAAAATCGCGTATTGCAAAGCACTGAAGTACTGAGTACAGACGAAGCCGAGAGTTCAGTTAGTGAAGAGTCGGATCTCGAAGAAATGGGAAAGAATCTGGAGAATATGTTGGCGAATAAGAAGACTACGGAACAG TTAACATTGGAAAGGGAAGAGGCAGAAAGAGCGGAGCTGAGAAAGATGATTCTTGGACAGTCGGAAAAGAAGCCGCAGATAAATCAAAACGATCAGCAATCATCCAATCaag GTCGAGTATTACGTATAGTCCGTACGTTCCGTAACGCATCAGGCCAGCGTTACACTCGAGTAGAGTTAGTCAGGAAGCAAGCCGTCATAGAAGCGTATACTAAGATCCGCTCTACCAAGGACGATGCATTCATTCGACAATTTGCAACTATGGATGAGTCACAGAAAGAAGAGATGAAACGAGAAAAGAGGAGAATTCAG GAACAACTGAGGCGTATAAAGAGGAATCAAGAACGGGAAAGATTGGCGGGCAATCCTCCTGTGCCTGGGTCTGTAATTGGCGGCGACA GTATGAGTATGTCATCTATGGGAGACATGGGTTCAGCGTCGCCTGGGCTCATTCCTTTAGGACAAATCAAACAAGAGCCCGATCTCCATACACCGTCACGCCGACGCGCTAAGTTGAAACCAGATCTGAAATTAaag TGCGGTGCTTGCGGTCAAGTAGGACACATGCGTACGAACAAAGCGTGTCCGCTGTACACTGGTGGGGGCGGCCCGTCGTCGCCGGATCGTGATGAGAGGGACAGTGAACCGGTCGATAGTGAAGATCTCACTTATGTTGAGGGCACTAAGCTCACACTGCCGTCGAAGATTGTTAaa CAATCGGAAGAGCTCCGGCGCCGCAGCGGCTTGAGCAGCAGCGGGCGGTCGCGCGGCGAGGTGCGCGCGGCGGGCCGGTCGCGGCGGCGCGGGACCGCCGGCGAGCCGTGCGACTACCTCGTGCGCCGGCCCGCCGAGCGCCGCCGCACCGACCCGCTCGTCACGCTCTCCTCGCTGCTGGAGGACGTGCTCAACCACATGCGCCACCTGCCCGACGTGCAGCCCTTCCTGTTCCCGGTCAACCCGAAG ATGGTGGCGGATTATTATCGCATCGTATCGCGTCCGATGGATCTGCAGACGATCAGGGATAACTTGCGGCAAAAACACTATCAAAGCAGAGAAGAATTCCTTGCAGATGTTAATCAAATTGTGGAAAATTCTAATTTGTATAATG GTGCTAACAGTAGCTTAACGGTGGCGGCTCAGCGGATGATGCAAAGATGCTTCGAAAAACTAGCCGAAAAAGAGGAACAATTTATGAAACTCGAAAAGCAAATTAATCCGTTGCTTGACGATAATGATCAG GTGGCTCTATCCTTTATATTCGAGAATCTATTAacaacaaaattgaaaataatgccCGAAGCGTGGCCCTTCCTGAAACCTGTGAACAAGAAACAAGTGAAAGATTACTACAACGTTATAAAGAAACCTATAGATATGGAGACTATTGGCAAGAAGATTCAAG cGCACAAATATCACAGCCGCGAAGAGTTCTTACGTGATATACAACTATTGGTTGACAACTGTCGTGCGTACAACGGACCTAACTCGCAGTTCACGAGGCAAGCCGAAGCTGTATTGAAAGTAACACAAGAGTCACTGGAACAG TTTGACGAGCACGTAAGTCAATTAGAGGCAAACATAGCCCGAGTGCAACAGAAAATGTTAGAAGAAGCGGATGTATCAGACACGGAGGAAGAATTGCCCGTAAATGACGAGAAACGGGGCAGAGGCAGGCCGAGGAAACATAAGCCTACACCGTCTACGTCTACGGATG AAGCAACGCCGAGGAAACGCGGTAGACCAAGGAAAGATCAAAATAGCCTAGTAgatg ACTTACAATATTCTGACAGCGGCAGTTCTGGTCTTGAAGAAGTGGAACAAAAAGATGGCACAGAGACTACGGTGCATTTGTCTGTCAAATCCG AGGACGATCCAGGTGCTGGGCCTAGTTTCAATCCGGCGGATTTCCCGATTAAACGGGAAATACCAGACGAGCCACCGCACGCGTCCGACGAATTGGTCGACTTGGACCAACATAGTATGGACTATAATTATCCTATTAag GAGGAGCCAATAGAACCGGACATGAGTATGGAGCCTCCAATGGACCTGCCAGGCATGTCTGGGGAGCCGCCACACTTCAAGGAAGAACCGATGGAGAATTGGCAG ccCGATCCTGCAATACAAGACGATTTACAAGTCACGGATAGTGAAGAGGAGCCGGAAGATGGACTATGGTTCTAA